TGCTCCCACCGAGAAGGACTCCATTTTGAAGGCTCAAATCTGATACTTCTTATAAAGGTTGAAAAAACTCCATAGTTCCCCACCGAGAAGAACTCCTTTCTAAAGACTCGAATCTGATACTTCTGATTAAGGTTGAAAAAACTTATATCGTTCCACCCCCCCCCCTTAGTTGTCTCCTCATTTCTTGGAAATAGGAATATTGAAATGAGGAAGTACAAGAGtataacaacaataactacGCCTCAATTTCAAACAAGTTGGGATCCGCGGGAGATACCAAACTCTCCACAAAAGTTCCAACACTATCAAACCTATCAAGAATTCCATCAACTTCCAAGTCCCTTGATCTCTCTTCTTCCAAATTATAAATCATCAACTTCTCCCCATCCACATTCACCACAACTTCATCATCTCTTATAAAacataaaggtttcaaaaagtcataaaaatcaATTCCATCAACACAAAACTTTGTCCAAGATTCCTCCACACCATACTCTTTCATCATCCAAACATCAATTCTATTACCCTCTGgattatcaacaaccatacaaaGACACCCTTTAAGCACCACAAGTTTATTGAACACAAATTTATCTTTATCAAGACTTTTAGGAGCTGGAACTTCAACAAACTCTTCATCACTCAACACAAAAGTACCAATAACAGATGAATAATCAGGCATTTTACTAGCTAACCAATGCAAAGCACCATTCACAAAAACACCAGAAGCAAGCTCAGGAACAGCATGATCATAAGGTGAACTCTTAATCCTCTTCCAAGATCCAATTTTTAATGAGTAAATATCCATAAACATGTCTAAAATATCAGGCCCATATTCATTATCATGGTCATAACGAGAAATCACAACAATCTTATAATCATCATTCACATAATCATACCCAAATCCATACATACTAAAACTACCAATTGGATCAAGAGCAAAAGGGGAATTTGGGATTTTCTTGAAATCTAGGGTTATGGGGTTTATTAAAAGTATAGTGTCATCtttattcaaaatcaagaccAACCCATTACAAGATCCACAGATTTCAACAAATTGGTCACTTGGGGTTTGCTTAAAATTGATGGAATTTGAAAAAATACCATTATTTTTTAAGGTTATAGCGTGAAAAGAGTGGGAAATTGATAAAAGAATGAGTTTTTCAGGTTCTTGAAAGTGGCTACTAGTGAAGTGAATTTTGAGGAATTGTTTATCAGTGAGAAGAGAATTTAATGGATTTGATACACACCTTAATTGGCCTATGGATTTTGCAGGTAATCTGCAAAAGATGTTGATTAAGAGTTCTTGAGGGAGATTTGCTACATTGAAAATGGACATTTTTTGGGGGGGGAGGATTGAGTGAGAATTTTGGCTTCACTCTCCACTTGTTGGCactcatataaaaataatttttgtttttgtatagtactaatttaaatttgtagAATGAATGTGAAAAGCAGAATCCTCAGAATCGTATGATTCAGATACCTAAAGAAATGAACAGATAAAAGATCGGGATAGTTCAAATGACCTATTTCAAGATTAGATGATCCACCTCTTTGTCCGCTTGGGAGGGCTAACTCGGATAGGTCAGATACGAGGAAAAGAGCCCATAAAAGAGAGATCGGATGCCCTTTCCGATGCAGTTCACGATGCGGAGCTGCCAACTAGTTAAGCTAGGTAGTTTGTTGTTAGAATATCTATGACGTAGAATTCTTCAATACAAGAAAGCGTTCTCTATCAATAATTTCTCTACAATTTAGTATATTGAAAAGAAACAACTTAAAGTCGTTCATAAGCTTCACATCCTGATaaggattatatatatatatatatatatatattgtgttacatgaatattttatttgaatgatTATGGTGTACATGAAAGATTATTAAGTTAATTTGATACGACCAACATAAATTGTGGTGCAATAGTGAAACTGGATCACCATTAATCAGATGTCTCGGGTTCAAaccatgaaaataaaaaaaaatctattgaaAACGTCATCCTCGAATGAATCCTACAATACGCGATCCAAATTTAATCGGGAACCATGAGCTCCAGAgtgaaaaaccaaaaaaaaatgttaatttGATACgagcatttttatttttgtaagaaGTTGGAACTTATATCTAAAATTGGAAATTCAAAATAACCAGAGTATTAATTTGAACCAAACTtataataactaaaatattttcttgaatatgAAAATAATCTCGACATTTAGCTTACAGCCTATGTTTGCTTTGAATCCtcaaaaaatgtcaaaatgtcACTGCACTCGAATTGGATCCGCATTAATTTTCGAAGATCCAATCGACAATGTGGTTTGAC
This Solanum dulcamara chromosome 1, daSolDulc1.2, whole genome shotgun sequence DNA region includes the following protein-coding sequences:
- the LOC129890913 gene encoding F-box/kelch-repeat protein At3g06240 produces the protein MSIFNVANLPQELLINIFCRLPAKSIGQLRCVSNPLNSLLTDKQFLKIHFTSSHFQEPEKLILLSISHSFHAITLKNNGIFSNSINFKQTPSDQFVEICGSCNGLVLILNKDDTILLINPITLDFKKIPNSPFALDPIGSFSMYGFGYDYVNDDYKIVVISRYDHDNEYGPDILDMFMDIYSLKIGSWKRIKSSPYDHAVPELASGVFVNGALHWLASKMPDYSSVIGTFVLSDEEFVEVPAPKSLDKDKFVFNKLVVLKGCLCMVVDNPEGNRIDVWMMKEYGVEESWTKFCVDGIDFYDFLKPLCFIRDDEVVVNVDGEKLMIYNLEEERSRDLEVDGILDRFDSVGTFVESLVSPADPNLFEIEA